The Planctomycetota bacterium genome includes a window with the following:
- a CDS encoding phosphoribosylformylglycinamidine synthase subunit PurL — translation MVDVRGSSLLRRVAAEAGAAPTAVRSAQIYLVEGDLNPSEVEVIGGQLLADPVTQCSFAGSSAIPKAGCTIEVHPLPGVTDPAAESVEIAVERLIGKAVRVRTGDRWDFDGVDEARGRQVAEKFLANSVVQAVHAKPYRPDHFPAGSSRPVVAQDIPLRDLSDGDLDRLSRSGHLFLDLEEMKAIQAHYRTLGREPREIELETLAQTWSEHCVHKTLKSRVRYRESSLIAGTPSLLPRAARMAGHTADGADSMVVDNLLKHTVAAATHAMMDASKPGAIDWCLSVFVDNAGVIAFDEKHALCMKVETHNHPSAIEPYGGAATGIGGCIRDVMGTGLAAKPIACTDVFCVAPPEAKVPRGCLPPDRVLRQVVAGVRDYGNRMGIPTVNGGVWFDPRYVGNPLVYCGVVGLLPRDLVRGQVEAGDRIIALGGRTGRDGIHGATFSSAELTDSHADEFGHAVQIGNAITQKKTLDAILAARDAAKRPLFHAITDCGAGGFSSAVGEMGKSIGAEVHLDHAPLKYDGLTPTEVWISEAQERMVLAVPAANLASLQRLCDDHGVLLCDLGSFGTPDGELILMWKGEEMGRLSMEFLEEGLPKPVREAVWDGAWHQRYEPAAAHALKHGAGLAESLGALLAHGNIASKAWIIRQYDHEVQGTSVIKPLVGKRGAPGDAAVLQPLPDSPRGVAIANGLATGLAADPYLMTLAAIDECVRNLVCVGTDPEKIAILDNFCWPSCKDPRHMGSLVRASEACLDGALAYRTPFISGKDSLNNQFQTEEGETIHIPPTMLVSGLGIVQRVDRAVTMDAKKAGNKLILVGVTDARMGGSHRCMLGDVAGANLELPVVDLEKGPRIARAVAACIASGRVASAHDASEGGLLVASAEMAFGGDLGLTLDLDAVPCATTVPLEARAFAETPSRYLLEVAPEDVAAISKLLGTLVHAVVGEFDSSGGLRAGGESISVKSLRDSWESAGKSWST, via the coding sequence ATGGTTGATGTGCGCGGCTCGTCGCTGCTGAGGCGCGTCGCGGCCGAGGCCGGTGCGGCGCCCACCGCGGTGCGTTCGGCCCAGATCTACCTGGTCGAGGGCGACCTGAATCCAAGCGAGGTGGAAGTGATCGGCGGGCAGCTGCTCGCGGACCCGGTGACGCAATGCTCGTTCGCGGGCTCATCCGCCATTCCCAAAGCGGGCTGCACCATCGAGGTGCATCCGCTGCCGGGCGTGACTGATCCTGCGGCGGAGAGCGTGGAGATCGCGGTGGAGCGCCTGATTGGAAAGGCCGTGCGGGTCCGGACCGGCGACCGGTGGGATTTCGACGGGGTGGACGAGGCCCGCGGCCGTCAGGTGGCCGAGAAATTCCTGGCCAACAGCGTGGTGCAGGCCGTGCACGCCAAGCCCTACCGGCCGGATCATTTTCCCGCAGGGAGTTCGCGGCCGGTCGTGGCGCAGGACATTCCCTTGCGCGATCTCTCCGACGGTGACCTTGACCGGCTGAGCCGCAGCGGACATCTCTTCCTGGACCTCGAGGAGATGAAGGCCATCCAGGCGCACTACCGCACGCTTGGCCGCGAACCGCGGGAGATCGAGCTTGAGACGCTGGCCCAGACCTGGAGCGAGCATTGCGTGCACAAAACGCTCAAGAGCCGCGTGCGCTACCGGGAGAGTTCACTGATTGCGGGAACGCCCAGCCTGCTGCCGCGGGCGGCGCGAATGGCTGGCCACACCGCCGACGGGGCGGATTCGATGGTCGTCGACAACCTGCTCAAACACACCGTTGCGGCGGCCACCCACGCGATGATGGACGCCTCGAAACCCGGCGCCATCGACTGGTGTCTGAGCGTCTTCGTCGACAACGCCGGCGTGATCGCCTTCGACGAGAAGCACGCGCTCTGCATGAAAGTGGAGACCCACAACCATCCCAGCGCCATCGAGCCTTACGGCGGCGCGGCGACGGGCATCGGCGGCTGCATCCGCGACGTCATGGGCACGGGGCTCGCGGCCAAACCGATCGCTTGCACGGATGTGTTCTGTGTGGCGCCTCCGGAAGCGAAGGTGCCGCGGGGCTGCCTGCCGCCCGACCGGGTGCTGCGCCAGGTGGTGGCGGGGGTGCGCGACTATGGCAATCGCATGGGCATTCCCACGGTCAACGGCGGCGTGTGGTTCGATCCGCGCTACGTGGGCAATCCGCTGGTGTACTGCGGGGTCGTGGGCCTGCTGCCGCGCGACCTGGTGCGCGGCCAGGTGGAGGCGGGTGACCGAATCATCGCGCTGGGCGGTAGGACGGGACGCGACGGAATTCACGGGGCGACCTTCTCCAGCGCCGAGCTCACCGATTCCCACGCCGACGAGTTCGGCCACGCGGTCCAGATCGGCAACGCGATCACGCAGAAGAAGACCCTTGATGCGATCCTGGCGGCGCGGGACGCGGCGAAAAGGCCGCTCTTCCATGCGATCACCGATTGCGGCGCCGGCGGCTTCTCCAGCGCCGTGGGCGAAATGGGCAAGTCCATCGGTGCCGAAGTGCATCTGGACCATGCGCCGCTGAAATACGACGGATTGACGCCGACCGAGGTGTGGATCAGCGAGGCGCAGGAGCGCATGGTGCTGGCGGTTCCTGCAGCCAATCTTGCCTCGCTGCAGCGGCTCTGCGACGACCATGGCGTGCTCCTGTGCGACCTGGGCTCGTTTGGAACGCCCGATGGCGAGCTGATCCTGATGTGGAAGGGCGAGGAGATGGGTCGCCTCTCGATGGAGTTCCTTGAGGAGGGGCTTCCCAAACCGGTGCGCGAGGCGGTCTGGGATGGAGCGTGGCATCAGCGCTACGAGCCGGCGGCGGCGCATGCGCTCAAGCACGGTGCCGGCCTGGCCGAATCGCTCGGCGCACTGCTGGCGCATGGCAACATTGCAAGCAAGGCGTGGATCATCCGTCAGTACGACCATGAGGTGCAGGGGACCAGTGTCATCAAACCGCTGGTTGGCAAACGCGGCGCACCTGGCGATGCGGCGGTGCTGCAGCCGCTTCCCGATTCGCCGCGCGGAGTGGCGATCGCCAACGGCCTCGCCACGGGATTGGCGGCGGATCCCTACCTCATGACGCTCGCGGCCATCGATGAGTGCGTGCGCAACCTGGTCTGCGTCGGCACCGATCCGGAGAAGATCGCCATCCTGGACAACTTCTGCTGGCCATCCTGCAAGGACCCGCGCCACATGGGAAGCCTGGTGCGCGCGTCGGAGGCGTGCCTGGACGGGGCGCTGGCCTATCGCACGCCATTCATCAGCGGCAAGGATTCCCTCAACAATCAATTCCAGACCGAGGAGGGCGAGACGATCCACATTCCGCCCACCATGCTGGTCTCGGGGCTGGGGATTGTTCAGCGAGTGGACCGGGCTGTCACGATGGACGCAAAAAAGGCCGGAAACAAGCTGATTCTTGTGGGCGTGACCGATGCCCGAATGGGCGGATCGCACCGGTGCATGCTGGGTGATGTCGCCGGCGCGAACCTGGAATTGCCGGTGGTCGATCTGGAGAAGGGACCGCGGATCGCCCGCGCCGTCGCCGCGTGCATCGCCTCCGGACGTGTGGCTTCGGCGCACGACGCCAGCGAAGGCGGCCTGCTGGTGGCCTCGGCCGAGATGGCCTTCGGAGGCGATCTCGGATTGACGCTGGATCTCGACGCCGTTCCCTGCGCAACCACGGTTCCGCTCGAGGCCCGCGCCTTCGCCGAGACGCCAAGCCGCTACCTGCTCGAAGTGGCGCCGGAAGATGTTGCCGCAATTTCCAAGCTGCTGGGCACACTTGTGCACGCCGTCGTGGGCGAGTTTGATTCGAGCGGCGGGCTCAGGGCGGGCGGCGAAAGTATCTCCGTGAAGTCGCTGCGGGATTCGTGGGAGAGCGCCGGAAAGAGCTGGTCGACATGA
- a CDS encoding OprO/OprP family phosphate-selective porin has product MRTTKIAGFLAVAALSGAAFAATGDTSNAELQAQIDRLQKSLEQVQGENKLNRQELVELKAQNNDKWLTEERAAQIRGVVQDVIADADSRSSLQAAGATGGYDKGFFLASPDGNFKLVVGGQLQARYALSRLSSASLNGFNPAAGVQRTARGFELRRVKLDFLGNVVDPSWTYRVTVIYNSYGATAGAAGTASPTAGSGANVATSSIEDAWISKDFGGGIALKLGQFKSPFNREELVSSKYQQCIERSLVNQLFTMKFTQGLALTAKGDNLMGVISFNDGGNDANTSAVIGNTNTAANAGYSQYALTGRVQWLAFGNWKQFDILTSPRGDAQGLMFGGGFNWQRGGVGDGTAPVSADGDVALFTYTADAQWMLGGANIFASFFGNLASSAAAGTPATTVGSPVHTYGATLQGGYFISDEVELYGRFEWYDTLGNGRNNMRYVAAGPVSNPFSSQHNTLYTVGLNWYIAGKMIKLSTDLGYAVNGVMFTNGFYNQSIAGADYRQDSAIGNGGQFVFRSQLQLLF; this is encoded by the coding sequence ATGCGTACGACAAAAATTGCCGGATTTCTCGCTGTTGCCGCGCTCTCAGGCGCCGCGTTCGCCGCCACCGGAGACACTTCCAACGCCGAGTTGCAGGCACAAATCGACCGCCTGCAGAAATCGTTGGAGCAGGTTCAGGGGGAAAATAAGCTCAACCGCCAGGAGCTGGTGGAGCTCAAGGCGCAGAACAACGACAAGTGGCTGACGGAGGAGCGGGCCGCGCAGATCCGCGGCGTCGTCCAGGATGTCATCGCCGACGCCGACTCGCGTTCGAGTCTGCAGGCGGCCGGGGCGACCGGGGGCTACGACAAGGGATTCTTCCTGGCCAGCCCCGACGGCAACTTCAAGCTGGTGGTGGGCGGGCAATTGCAGGCGCGGTATGCGCTCAGCCGCTTGAGCAGCGCGAGCCTGAACGGGTTTAACCCCGCCGCCGGCGTGCAGCGGACCGCCCGCGGCTTCGAACTTCGGCGCGTCAAGCTCGACTTTCTTGGAAACGTGGTCGACCCCAGCTGGACTTACCGGGTGACGGTCATCTACAACAGCTACGGCGCCACCGCGGGCGCCGCGGGCACCGCTTCTCCCACCGCCGGCAGCGGAGCCAATGTCGCCACCTCCTCCATCGAGGACGCATGGATCAGCAAGGATTTCGGCGGCGGAATCGCCCTGAAATTGGGCCAGTTCAAGTCCCCGTTCAACCGCGAGGAGCTGGTGAGCTCGAAGTACCAGCAGTGCATCGAGCGCTCGCTGGTGAACCAGCTCTTCACCATGAAATTCACCCAGGGCCTGGCCCTCACTGCCAAGGGCGACAACCTCATGGGCGTCATCAGCTTCAACGACGGCGGCAATGACGCCAACACCTCCGCGGTCATCGGCAACACCAACACGGCCGCCAATGCCGGCTACTCGCAATACGCGCTGACGGGTCGTGTGCAGTGGCTCGCCTTTGGCAACTGGAAGCAGTTCGACATCCTGACCAGCCCCCGCGGCGACGCCCAGGGCCTGATGTTCGGCGGCGGCTTCAACTGGCAGCGCGGCGGAGTCGGCGACGGCACCGCGCCGGTGAGCGCCGACGGTGATGTCGCCTTGTTCACCTACACCGCGGACGCGCAGTGGATGCTGGGTGGAGCCAACATCTTCGCCTCGTTCTTCGGCAACCTGGCCTCCAGCGCCGCCGCGGGCACGCCGGCCACCACGGTGGGCAGCCCGGTGCACACCTACGGCGCCACCCTGCAGGGTGGCTACTTCATCAGCGACGAGGTCGAGCTGTACGGGCGGTTCGAGTGGTACGACACGCTCGGCAATGGCCGCAACAACATGCGATACGTCGCTGCGGGGCCGGTGTCGAATCCCTTCTCCTCGCAGCACAACACCCTCTACACGGTCGGCTTGAACTGGTACATCGCCGGCAAGATGATCAAGCTGTCGACGGACTTGGGTTATGCGGTCAACGGCGTGATGTTCACCAACGGCTTCTACAACCAGAGCATCGCTGGCGCCGATTACCGCCAGGATTCCGCCATCGGCAACGGAGGTCAGTTTGTCTTTCGCTCCCAATTGCAGTTGCTCTTCTGA
- a CDS encoding OprO/OprP family phosphate-selective porin: MSLTKFVGLLAFTAVAGTAAAASVEATNDTNAQIAELKKELSELKSQNGDKWLTEERASQIRGVVQDVMADADTRSSLQATAATSGYNNGFFIASPDGNFKLQVNGQVQVRYAYSRLSNAGWTTTVPQPNQTRVAKGFEIRRAKLNFSGNVVDPSWTYKMTLAYLPAQNNANGSPYNVSESTVASGNGNGTSSTANLEDAYINKDFGNGWGLMMGQFKSPFLHEELVSSKNQLAVERSIVNQLFSTGWTDGVMLTGKNDNLMGMISFNNGGNNANFATANSSTTGGTGGFTQYAFTGRLQWLAFGNWNQFNDMTSMRGDAQGLMLGAGFNWQHGGVQTNPLPTGGGSNTDSGYFSYCVDASWDLGGANLYGAFVGNFTSSLPGLGGAFAGGNGSAIQSYGAIVQGGYFITDTMELFGRFEWYETASQGGNNPAVAFQSPLAAQQNIIITGGLNWYLNKNVKFTFDTGWSNNGILFTGGLYGSSVAGTNYQTSNSINAGGEWVFRGQMQLVF, from the coding sequence ATGAGTTTGACAAAATTTGTTGGTCTTCTCGCTTTCACTGCGGTTGCCGGTACGGCTGCTGCGGCGTCTGTCGAGGCGACGAACGACACGAATGCGCAAATCGCTGAGTTGAAGAAGGAACTCTCCGAATTGAAGAGCCAGAACGGCGACAAGTGGCTGACCGAAGAGCGGGCAAGCCAGATTCGCGGCGTGGTTCAAGACGTGATGGCCGATGCGGACACCCGCTCGAGCCTTCAGGCAACTGCAGCAACCTCGGGCTACAACAATGGATTCTTCATTGCCAGCCCCGATGGAAACTTCAAGTTGCAGGTCAACGGCCAAGTCCAGGTTCGCTATGCCTATAGCCGCCTGAGCAACGCTGGTTGGACAACGACCGTTCCGCAACCGAACCAGACTCGCGTTGCAAAGGGATTTGAGATTCGCCGCGCGAAGCTCAACTTCTCCGGCAACGTGGTCGATCCGAGCTGGACCTACAAGATGACCTTGGCTTATCTCCCGGCCCAGAACAATGCCAACGGCAGCCCATACAACGTCTCTGAATCGACTGTTGCTTCAGGCAACGGCAACGGTACCTCTTCCACTGCGAATCTTGAAGATGCCTACATCAACAAGGATTTCGGCAATGGCTGGGGTCTGATGATGGGCCAATTCAAGAGCCCGTTCCTCCACGAGGAACTGGTCAGCTCGAAGAATCAGCTCGCGGTTGAGCGTTCCATCGTGAATCAATTGTTCTCAACGGGTTGGACTGACGGTGTGATGTTGACCGGCAAGAACGACAACCTGATGGGCATGATCAGCTTCAACAATGGTGGCAACAATGCCAACTTTGCGACGGCCAACAGCTCCACCACGGGTGGAACGGGTGGTTTCACCCAGTACGCCTTCACGGGTCGCCTCCAGTGGCTCGCTTTCGGCAACTGGAATCAGTTCAACGACATGACCAGCATGCGTGGCGATGCTCAGGGACTCATGCTCGGTGCGGGATTCAACTGGCAGCACGGTGGTGTTCAAACCAATCCGCTTCCAACCGGTGGTGGATCCAACACGGATTCGGGCTACTTCTCGTACTGCGTTGATGCGTCCTGGGATCTCGGCGGAGCGAACCTGTACGGTGCGTTCGTCGGCAACTTCACCAGCAGCCTTCCCGGCCTCGGTGGTGCGTTTGCTGGTGGTAACGGTAGCGCGATTCAGAGCTACGGTGCCATCGTCCAGGGTGGTTACTTCATCACTGACACCATGGAGCTGTTCGGCCGCTTTGAGTGGTACGAGACCGCCAGCCAGGGTGGCAACAACCCCGCGGTTGCTTTCCAGAGTCCGTTGGCTGCCCAGCAGAACATCATTATCACGGGCGGCTTGAACTGGTATCTCAACAAGAACGTGAAGTTCACGTTCGACACCGGATGGTCCAACAACGGCATCCTGTTCACGGGTGGTCTCTACGGCTCTTCAGTTGCCGGCACGAACTACCAGACCAGCAATTCGATCAATGCTGGTGGTGAATGGGTGTTCCGCGGCCAGATGCAGCTGGTGTTCTGA
- the radA gene encoding DNA repair protein RadA, protein MAKERVSYLCGTCGATHPKWMGKCPDCGAWDSLQRFVEAKPTPGMLPTGEHAGSDSASEAQPLGEIQASLIPRIASGVAEFDRVLGGGFVPGSVVLLGGDPGIGKSTLLLQALAALADGGSTVLYASSEESAHQLRLRAERLETALPATIAADESKHSAHNRGSRNERRETHLWIHAESNLARIIEQARKLNPTVLVVDSIQLVHRVDVDAIPGSVSQLRRCALDLVALAKSSGIIVVIVGHVTKDGLLAGPRLLEHLVDVVLSFEGDRHYAHRVVRAAKNRFGSTLEVGLFEMTSLGLRQVDESALAADPSLAPRPGSVAVPTMAGTRCLLAEVQALTATGLVGAAKRKASGLDSSRLAMLIAVLEQHGGLRLGDQDVYAAAAGGLKVLEPGADLAIALAVAGARLGRAVPDGFAAIGEISLSGQLRPCTQMHERIAAASRRGVTRIAVPASQKIQAPKSMEIVSIEHVSAAFELLNPSQPGSGRAKTAKSGVAH, encoded by the coding sequence ATGGCCAAGGAACGCGTCTCCTATCTCTGCGGCACCTGCGGCGCGACCCATCCGAAGTGGATGGGCAAGTGCCCCGACTGCGGCGCATGGGATTCGCTCCAGCGCTTTGTGGAAGCCAAGCCAACTCCCGGCATGTTGCCAACGGGCGAACACGCCGGCTCAGATTCGGCGAGCGAAGCCCAGCCGCTGGGCGAAATCCAGGCCTCGCTGATTCCCCGCATCGCCAGCGGAGTCGCTGAGTTCGACCGCGTCCTGGGCGGCGGCTTCGTGCCCGGCAGCGTGGTTCTGCTCGGGGGCGACCCCGGGATCGGCAAGAGCACGCTTCTGCTGCAGGCCCTCGCCGCCCTGGCCGATGGCGGCAGCACCGTCCTCTACGCCAGCAGCGAGGAGAGCGCCCACCAGCTTCGACTTCGGGCGGAGCGACTGGAGACGGCGCTGCCGGCGACCATCGCGGCGGACGAATCAAAGCATTCGGCGCACAATCGTGGCTCACGCAACGAACGGCGCGAGACTCACTTGTGGATCCACGCCGAGAGCAATCTGGCCCGCATCATCGAGCAGGCGCGCAAGCTCAACCCGACCGTGCTCGTGGTCGATTCCATCCAGCTGGTTCACCGCGTCGATGTCGACGCGATTCCCGGCAGCGTCTCGCAGCTGCGCCGCTGCGCGCTCGACCTGGTGGCGCTGGCCAAGTCCAGCGGAATCATCGTCGTCATCGTCGGCCACGTGACCAAGGATGGATTGCTGGCCGGGCCGCGGTTGCTCGAGCACCTGGTGGATGTCGTACTGAGTTTCGAGGGGGACCGCCATTACGCCCACCGCGTGGTGCGGGCCGCGAAAAATCGCTTTGGCAGCACGCTGGAAGTCGGCCTTTTCGAGATGACGTCGCTGGGCCTGCGCCAGGTGGATGAGAGCGCCCTTGCCGCCGATCCGTCGCTGGCTCCGCGTCCCGGTTCCGTCGCGGTCCCCACCATGGCCGGCACCCGCTGCCTGCTCGCCGAGGTGCAGGCCCTGACCGCCACCGGACTTGTGGGTGCGGCGAAGCGCAAGGCTTCGGGGCTGGACTCAAGCCGTCTGGCAATGCTGATTGCGGTCCTCGAACAGCATGGGGGTCTGCGTCTTGGAGATCAGGATGTCTACGCGGCCGCTGCAGGGGGTCTCAAGGTGCTTGAACCCGGAGCCGATCTTGCCATCGCCCTGGCAGTGGCCGGGGCCCGGCTTGGAAGGGCGGTGCCCGATGGATTTGCCGCAATTGGCGAAATCAGCCTTTCGGGGCAGCTTCGCCCCTGCACGCAGATGCATGAAAGGATCGCCGCTGCCTCCCGAAGAGGAGTCACCCGGATCGCCGTGCCCGCTTCCCAGAAGATCCAAGCTCCAAAATCCATGGAAATCGTTTCAATCGAGCATGTTTCTGCGGCTTTCGAGCTTCTCAACCCATCCCAACCGGGATCGGGCAGGGCGAAAACGGCAAAATCAGGGGTGGCTCATTGA
- the nuoH gene encoding NADH-quinone oxidoreductase subunit NuoH encodes MTNVSQHLPAWLPALPQTAQLVTGIIVMVVMLHVILVGCAYAIMLERKLSSWMQDRVGPNRVGPYGLLQPIADGLKFLMKEEFVPTGADKVLFLLSPALLLVPAMITFAIVPWAGTLDLDSLPFGLAATLGLQGISVKMCGALVSIGMIYLLAIASLGVYGVALGGWSSNSKFSFIGGLRASAQMISYEIPMGLALLCIILTAGNLDPYGIIAAQSDRGLWNIVQQPVAAIIFYTCMLAEANRAPFDLAEAESELVGGYHTEYSSMRFAMFFLGEYFHLITGAAFFSLLFLGGWSVSPFGLWPDLPAQGGLLLVGAQFAVMMGKVLFMVAFAMAIRWTLPRFRFDQLMRLAWEGLIPTSLLVLLMTAAFVFMGWSAHIWIGSIGCVAVLYLISPLIPKQASPNHRIPMIGSRFSPLIDGTGAASRHPIAMSDDAIPDPRQGPLSIH; translated from the coding sequence ATGACCAACGTGAGCCAACATTTGCCCGCATGGCTTCCCGCGCTGCCGCAAACCGCGCAGCTGGTCACGGGAATCATCGTGATGGTGGTCATGCTGCATGTGATCCTGGTCGGCTGCGCCTACGCCATCATGCTGGAGCGGAAACTGAGTTCGTGGATGCAGGACCGCGTCGGCCCCAACCGGGTCGGTCCCTACGGCCTGCTGCAGCCGATCGCCGACGGCCTGAAGTTCCTTATGAAGGAGGAGTTCGTTCCCACCGGCGCCGACAAGGTGCTCTTCCTGCTCTCGCCGGCGCTGCTGCTGGTGCCGGCCATGATCACCTTCGCCATCGTTCCCTGGGCCGGCACGCTCGACCTGGACTCGCTGCCCTTCGGACTCGCGGCGACACTCGGACTACAGGGCATTTCCGTGAAGATGTGCGGAGCCTTGGTCAGCATCGGCATGATCTACCTGCTCGCCATCGCCAGCCTTGGCGTCTATGGCGTGGCCCTGGGCGGCTGGTCCAGCAACAGCAAGTTCAGTTTCATTGGCGGCCTCCGGGCCAGCGCCCAGATGATCTCCTACGAGATCCCGATGGGGCTTGCGCTGCTGTGCATCATTCTCACCGCGGGCAACCTGGATCCCTACGGCATCATCGCCGCGCAGAGCGACCGCGGTTTGTGGAACATCGTCCAGCAGCCGGTGGCCGCGATCATCTTCTACACCTGCATGCTGGCCGAGGCCAATCGTGCGCCCTTCGACCTGGCGGAGGCCGAGAGCGAGTTGGTCGGCGGCTACCACACCGAGTACTCGAGCATGCGCTTCGCCATGTTTTTCCTGGGCGAGTACTTCCACCTGATCACCGGCGCCGCCTTCTTCAGCCTGCTTTTCCTGGGCGGCTGGAGCGTCAGCCCCTTCGGCCTTTGGCCCGATCTGCCGGCCCAGGGCGGGCTGCTGCTGGTCGGCGCGCAATTCGCTGTGATGATGGGCAAGGTCCTTTTCATGGTGGCCTTCGCCATGGCAATCCGCTGGACGCTTCCGCGCTTCCGCTTTGACCAACTCATGCGGCTCGCCTGGGAGGGGTTGATCCCGACCTCGCTTCTGGTGCTGCTCATGACTGCTGCGTTTGTCTTCATGGGATGGAGCGCCCACATCTGGATCGGATCGATCGGCTGCGTCGCGGTGCTCTACCTGATCTCGCCGCTCATTCCCAAGCAGGCGTCGCCCAACCACCGCATTCCGATGATCGGCAGTCGCTTCAGCCCGCTGATCGATGGAACCGGCGCTGCCAGCCGCCATCCCATCGCCATGAGCGACGACGCGATCCCTGATCCGCGCCAGGGTCCGCTGAGCATCCACTAA